One genomic window of Arachis stenosperma cultivar V10309 chromosome 10, arast.V10309.gnm1.PFL2, whole genome shotgun sequence includes the following:
- the LOC130957299 gene encoding aspartic proteinase-like has product MYNMLDQYFVKKSVFSFWLNRNPEEENGVNLFLEVLIPITTRESTLMCLCQEKVIGSLIWEIYLLETKKTGICADSCSAITDLGTSLLAGPTELEFIHKSSSTVGYRPNVFSTTLSNLIATNSYHFLIPHSREMASAGLSGVLSSGIGNLSHL; this is encoded by the exons ATGTACAATATGCTCGATCAATATTTTGTTAAGAAATCAGTGTTTTCATTTTGGCTGAACCGTAAcccagaggaagagaatgggGTGAACTTGTTTTTGGAGGTGTTGATCCCAATCACTACAAGGGAAAGCACACTTATGTGCCTGTGTCAAGAAAAGGTTATTGGGAG TTTGATATGGGAGATATACTTATTGGAGACAAAAAAAACTG GAATTTGTGCTGACAGCTGTTCAGCTATTACAGACTTAGGGACTTCTTTGTTGGCAGGTCCAACG GAGCTGGAATTCATACACAAGAGTAGCAGCACTGTTGGCTATAGACCCAATGTCTTCTCAACCACTCTCTCCAATCTCATTGCCACCAACTCTTACCACTTCCTCATTCCCCATTCGAG GGAAATGGCCAGTGCTGGTTTATCTGGAGTTCTTTCGTCAGGAATTGGAAATTTGAGCCATCTCTAA